From a region of the Lactuca sativa cultivar Salinas chromosome 4, Lsat_Salinas_v11, whole genome shotgun sequence genome:
- the LOC111893951 gene encoding phosphate transporter PHO1 homolog 9, producing MKFGKEFASQMIPEWREAYMNYSYLKTLLKEILIFRQRQIMYPSPAKAPVKATSLKRKVSLFRAFSGLTSRYGNISPRKDEEDEVILVSAMQVADEEQGEEFRSYQTTFLRSAEEGGEFELVFFRQLDLEFNRVIQFYRGKVEEVVKQAEELNIQMDALIALRIKVNDPHATPPFINEKTTGAYPLEVIQEINTSGDGNEEEEEEKNRLDDRKGYKMASLEVLNHIKINATAETPRSTVRSVFHFGRSELHYNKKELKDAQEKLKLAFIEFHEKLRFLKSYSFLNQLAFSKIMKKYDKITSRNASDAYLKMVDESYLGQSDEVVKLIERVEAAFIKHFCNGNRHQGMDTLRPKAKRERHRITFFVGCFFGCSLALVVAIIALVHARDLLQHRSRTAYMNTIFPLYSLFGFVVLHILMYAANVYYWTRYRVNYSFIFGFKQGTELGFKEVLLLGSGLSVVTLAGILSNLEMDLDDRTQSYKALTELLPLGLVIVFLLITICPFNIFYRANRFFLLVCLWHCVCAPFYVVTLPDFFLADQFTSQVQLLRSLEFYVCYYGWGDYKKRDASKCIDSDIYKTIYIVVAVVPYWLRVLQCLRRLCEGKDSTQALNALKYFSIIVAVVARTIQTQMIDTDARYMTIKYIALATSIFATIFATYWDLVMDWGLLCRNSENPWLRDKLILPKRSIYFIAMVLNVLLRLAWMQTVLGFREAPFLHRNALVAIVASLEIIRRGLWNFFRLENEHLNNVGKFRAVKSVPLPFSHEDRQKDL from the exons ATGAAGTTCGGGAAAGAATTTGCTTCACAGATGATTCCAGAATGGCGAGAAGCATACATGAATTACAGCTACCTCAAAACTCTCCTAAAAGAGATCTTAATTTTCCGGCAGCGGCAGATCATGTATCCTTCGCCGGCAAAGGCGCCGGTGAAGGCGACGTCGTTGAAGAGAAAGGTGTCGCTTTTCAGAGCCTTCAGCGGATTAACTAGTCGTTATGGTAACATTAGTCCTCGAAAAGACGAAGAAGATGAAGTGATTCTAGTTAGTGCAATGCAAGTAGCAGACGAAGAACAAGGGGAAGAGTTCCGGAGTTACCAGACTACTTTTCTCCGGTCGGCGGAGGAAGGCGGCGAGTTTGAGCTGGTGTTTTTCCGACAACTTGATCTCGAATTCAATAGAGTGATTCAGTTTTATCGAGGGAAAGTCGAAGAGGTCGTGAAACAAGCTGAAGAGTTGAATATACAAATGGATGCTCTCATTGCTCTTCGAATCAAAGTCAATGATCCTCACGCCACCCCCCCTTTCATCAATGAAAAAACTACAG GTGCGTATCCATTGGAGGTGATTCAAGAGATCAACACTAGTGGTGATgggaatgaagaagaagaagaggaaaagaaTAGATTGGATGATCGGAAGGGATACAAGATGGCTTCGTTGGAGGTTTTGAATCACATAAAAATCAACGCCACCGCAGAAACGCCGCGATCCACCGTAAGAAGTGTCTTTCACTTTGGGAGATCGGAGTTGCATTACAACAAAAAGGAACTTAAAGATGCACAAGAGAAGTTGAAGCTGGCTTTTATTGAGTTCCATGAAAAGCTTCGGTTTTTGAAGAGCTATTC CTTCCTGAATCAATTGGCTTTCTCGAAGATAATGAAGAAGTATGATAAG ATTACATCAAGAAACGCATCGGATGCTTATTTAAAGATGGTTGATGAATCTTACTTAGGCCAATCTGATGAG GTTGTTAAGCTGATAGAGAGAGTGGAAGCCGCTTTCATAAAGCATTTCTGTAACGGGAATCGACATCAAGGAATGGACACGTTAAGGCCCAAAGCTAAACGAGAGAGGCATCGGATCACATTTTTTGTCG GTTGTTTTTTTGGATGTTCATTAGCACTTGTTGTTGCGATCATTGCTCTTGTACATGCTAGAGATCTTCTTCAGCATAGAAGTCGAACTGCTTACATGAATACAATTTTTCCACTATACAGTTTGTTTGGATTTGTAGTTTTACATATATTGATGTATGCTGCGAATGTATACTATTGGACTCGTTATCGAGTAAATTACTCCTTCATATTCGGATTTAAGCAAGGGACAGAATTGGGATTTAAAGAAGTTCTGCTCTTAGGTTCTGGTCTCTCAGTAGTCACTCTTGCAGGAATATTATCAAATCTTGAAATGGATTTGGATGACAGAACTCAAAGTTACAAAGCTCTCACTGAATTACTTCCTCTTGGTTTAGTCATT GTTTTCCTTTTGATAACAATCTGTCCATTTAATATCTTTTATCGTGCAAATCGTTTCTTCCTTTTAGTCTGTTTATGGCACTGCGTTTGTGCTCCTTTTTACGTGGTCACTCTCCCTGATTTCTTCTTGGCTGATCAGTTTACTAGTCAG gttcaACTATTGAGGAGTTTGGAGTTCTACGTATGCTACTACGGTTGGGGAGATTACAAGAAGAGGGATGCATCTAAGTGCATTGACAGTGATATTTATAAAACTATCTATATAGTTGTTGCTGTTGTCCCATATTGGCTTCGTGTCCTACAG TGTCTTAGAAGATTGTGTGAAGGGAAAGATTCGACACAAGCTTTGAATGCACTCAAATACTTCTCTATCATTGTAGCTGTTGTTGCAAGGACAATTCAAACTCAAATGATAGATACAGATGCAAGATATATGACAATAAAATATATTGCTTTAGCTACCTCGATATTTGCAACGATTTTTGCTACGTATTGGGATCTGGTGATGGATTGGGGTTTGCTATGTAGGAATTCTGAGAATCCATGGTTAAGAGATAAGCTTATTTTGCCTAAAAGATCTATCTACTTCATAGCAATG GTATTAAATGTGTTATTGAGACTTGCTTGGATGCAAACTGTACTAGGGTTTCGTGAAGCTCCTTTCCTCCATAGAAATGCGCTAGTTGCAATAGTTGCAAGTTTGGAGATCATTCGTCGTGGTTTATGGAATTTCTTTAG GTTGGAGAATGAGCATTTGAACAATGTTGGGAAATTCCGAGCTGTCAAATCAGTGCCACTACCTTTTAGCCATGAGGACAGACAGAAGGATTTATAA
- the LOC111893961 gene encoding SPX domain-containing protein 4 translates to MKFGKEFGIHLEQTLPEWKDKYLCYKPLKKLLKNLPNPTVDDANDHPQPYRNPTGVNADRNLPPLPHHLAEIQHWFVRILNEELDKFNDFYVDKEEEFVIRFQELKQRIELVKEKSCKDGVFTSESEFSDEMMEIRKDFVTIHGEMVLLKNYSSLNFAGIIKILKKYDKRTGGLLRVHFTQLALRQPFFTTEPLTRLVHECEENLELLFPLEAEVIESTSRTTTTTTPLALGEETSDVYRRTVDAIKTIKGLKKESSTSNPLSFASIFGNQDIDTGAVTAEDSRSDSSGCDNIEQDYDDGHSA, encoded by the exons ATGAAATTCGGTAAAGAATTCGGAATCCATCTCGAACAAACCCTACCTGAATGGAAAGACAAGTACTTGTGTTACAAACCCCTTAAAAAGCTTCTCAAAAACCTTCCTAATCCCACCGTCGATGACGCCAACGACCACCCTCAACCATATCGAAACCCTACCGGAGTTAACGCCGACCGCAATCTACCACCTCTGCCGCATCACTTAGCGGAAATCCAACACTGGTTTGTCAGGATTCTCAATGAAGAACTCGATAAGTTCAACGATTTCTATGTTGATAAAGAGGAAGAATTCGTCATCCGATTTCAG GAGTTAAAACAAAGAATCGAGCTAGTAAAGGAGAAAAGCTGCAAAGATGGAGTGTTTACATCAGAAAGCGAATTCAGTGATGAGATGATGGAAATACGTAAAGACTTTGTCACGATTCATGGGGAAATGGTGCTTCTCAAGAACTACAGCTCCTTAAACTTTGCAG gtATTATCAAGATACTAAAAAAATACGACAAAAGAACGGGTGGACTACTTCGTGTACATTTTACACAACTTGCTCTTCGCCAACCCTTTTTCACCACAGAACCTCTCACAAGGTTGGTGCACGAGTGTGAAGAAAATCTCGAACTCCTCTTCCCTTTAGAAGCAGAAGTAATCGAATCCACAAGCagaacaaccaccaccacaacaCCATTAGCACTTGGTGAAGAAACTTCAGATGTCTATAGACGTACAGTCGATGCTATTAAGACAATAAAGGGTCTTAAAAAGGAAAGTTCAACTTCAAATCCGCTATCGTTTGCTTCTATTTTTGGTAACCAAGATATTGATACGGGTGCTGTGACTGCTGAAGATTCGCGTTCTGACTCTTCGGGTTGTGATAATATTGAACAAGATTATGATGATGGCCATTCGGCTTAA
- the LOC111893968 gene encoding cystathionine gamma-synthase 1, chloroplastic, with the protein MAMSTSASRVSLSFECRTDASFSGGIPRIDGARFSSKLGGASGKGTFGMSSLILRFPPNFVRQLSNKARRNCSNIGVAQIVAASWSNNQPPSSAAGAKAVDAAASSAVSTPFVVGEDVVDNNDMDIGSCNGSPFVQFQALESFHKPSFLKSDDSVAIHAGERLGRGIVTDAITTPVVNTSAYFFKKTAELIDFKEKRHVSFEYGRYGNPTTVVAEEKISALEGAESTLILASGMCASTVMMLALVPAGGHIITTTDCYRKTRIFIETFLPKMGITATVLDPADYAGLEAALDNHKVSLYFTESPTNPFLRCVDIELVSKMCHAKGAIVCIDGTFATPLNQKALALGADIVLHSATKYIGGHNDVLAGCISGTTEIISQVRNLHHVLGGALNPNAAYLIIRGMKTLHLRIKQQNSTAQRMAEILEAHPKVKHVYYPGLKSHPEHDTAKKQMIGFGGVVSFEVDGDITTTIKFVDALNIPYIAPSFGGCESIVDQPAIMSYWDLSQAERAKYGIMDNLVRFSFGVEDFEDLKADVLQALEAI; encoded by the exons ATGGCTATGTCAACCTCTGCTTCTAGGGTTTCCCTTTCTTTTGAATGCCGAACGGATGCCAGTTTCTCCGGCGGTATCCCTCGCATCGATGGCGCACGGTTCTCTTCCAAGCTGGGTGGGGCGTCCGGTAAAGGAACGTTTGGTATGTCTTCATTGATTCTGAGGTTCCCACCCAACTTTGTTAGGCAGCTCAGCAATAAGGCTCGGAGGAACTGTAGCAACATCGGCGTTGCTCAGATTGTTGCCGCTTCATGGTCTAACAACCAGCCTCCTTCTTCGGCGGCGGGGGCTAAGGCCGTCGACGCCGCCGCCTCCTCCGCCGTCTCCACTCCATTCGTCGTGGGTGAAGATGTTGTTGATAATAATGATATGGATATAGGTTCTTGTAATGGTAGCCCTTTTGTACAGTTTCAGGCTTTGGAAAGTTTTCATAAGCCTTCGTTTTTGAAATCCGATGATAGCGTTGCAATTCATGCtg GTGAAAGATTGGGTCGCGGCATTGTTACTGATGCAATAACTACACCTGTGGTCAATACATCTGCCTACTTCTTTAAAAAAACTGCTGAACTCATTGATTTCAAG GAAAAAAGACACGTTAGCTTTGAGTATGGGAGATATGGAAATCCTACTACTGTGGTTGCTGAAGAAAAGATAAG tgcGCTTGAGGGAGCTGAGTCAACTCTGATACTTGcctcggggatgtgtgctagcaCTGTGATGATGTTAGCCCTAGTTCCAGCTGGTGGACACATAATCACCACCACTGATTGCTACAGGAAAACAAGGATTTTCATTgagacatttcttcccaaaatGGGAATCACG GCAACAGTTCTTGATCCTGCAGATTATGCAGGCCTTGAAGCTGCATTAGACAACCACAAA GTTAGTCTTTACTTCACAGAATCACCCacaaatccattcctaagatgTGTTGACATTGAGTTAGTTTCAAAGATGTGTCATGCAAAAGGAGCAATTGTTTGCATTGATGGAACATTTGCAACACCTCTCAATCAAAAGGCTCTTGCCCTTGGTGCAGATATTGTTCTACACTCTGCAACCAAATACATTGGTGGACACAATGAT GTTCTTGCTGGTTGTATTAGTGGTACTACTGAAATAATTTCTCAAGTTCGTAACTTGCATCATGTTTTAGGTGGTGCTCTGAATCCT AATGCTGCATACTTAATCATTCGAGGCATGAAAACGCTGCATCTACGTATAAAGCAACAGAATTCCACTGCGCAAAGGATGGCCGAAATTTTAGAGGCACATCCTAAG GTGAAACATGTGTATTATCCAGGGTTGAAAAGTCATCCGGAGCATGATACTGCCAAAAAACAGATGATTGGTTTTGGTGGTGTTGTTAGTTTTGAGGTGGATGGAGATATCACAACCACCATTAAGTTTGTTGATGCTTTAAACATCCCATACATTGCACCCTCTTTTGGTGGCTGTGAAAGCATTGTCGATCAACCAGCCATTATGTCCTACTG GGATCTGAGTCAAGCAGAAAGGGCCAAATATGGAATAATGGACAATTTGGTTCGCTTCAGTTTTGGGGTTGAAGATTTTGAGGATCTGAAAGCGGATGTCCTGCAAGCTTTGGAGGCCATATAG